In the genome of Paenibacillus sp. GP183, the window CAGATTCGAGGAACGATTAAGCATCACTATAGCTTCACAGTCGAGTTGGAGTCCGAGGGCAAGCAACAGGTGATTTACAAGCATGCTATATCAACGATCATTCCGATTAATCCG includes:
- the hfq gene encoding RNA chaperone Hfq, whose amino-acid sequence is MQQKIDIQSTFLNEVLNNKVSVTVILVNGFQIRGTIKHHYSFTVELESEGKQQVIYKHAISTIIPINPVNISGAAQ